A region from the Benincasa hispida cultivar B227 chromosome 12, ASM972705v1, whole genome shotgun sequence genome encodes:
- the LOC120068587 gene encoding NADH dehydrogenase [ubiquinone] 1 alpha subcomplex subunit 13-B produces MTEAAIRKKPGMASVKDMPILQDGPPPGGFAPVRYARRIPTKGPSAMAIFLTAFGAFSWGMYQVGKGNKIRRALKEEKYAARRAILPVLQAEEDERFVKEWKSYLEYEAEVMKDVPGWKVGENVYNSGKWMPPATGELRPEVW; encoded by the exons ATGACGGAGGCTGCGATTCGGAAGAAGCCTGGCATGGCCAGCGTCAAAGACATGCCAATCCTCCAAGACGGGCCACCGCCTGGTGGATTCGCTCCGGTTCGCTACGCTCGCCGGATTCCCACCAAAGGCCCTAGCGCCATGGCCATTTTCCTTACTGCTTTTGGTGCATTCTCTTGGGGGATGTATCAAGTCGGCAAGGGCAACAAGATCCGAAG GGCgctgaaagaagaaaaatatgcaGCCCGGCGAGCAATATTGCCTGTGCTTCAAGCTGAGGAAGATGAAAG ATTTGTCAAAGAGTGGAAGAGTTACCTCGAATATGAGGCTGAAGTTATGAAGGATGTGCCTGGTTGGAAAGTTGGTGAAAATGTCTACAACTCCGGAAAATGGATGCCTCCAGCAACTGGTGAGCTACGACCTGAAGTCTGGTGA